A single Vigna radiata var. radiata cultivar VC1973A chromosome 8, Vradiata_ver6, whole genome shotgun sequence DNA region contains:
- the LOC106772288 gene encoding hydroxyisourate hydrolase, with amino-acid sequence MKRASMETQHTCFSNAIMLCFLLLHLALGRVAGADTYXRDDFPADFVFGSGTSAYQVEGAANEDGRSVSIWDTFAHAGYARGGNGDVACDGYHKYKEDVRLMVDTGLEAYKFSISWSRLLPNGRGPINPKGLQYYNNLXNXLIXNGIQXHVSLHHYDLPQVLEDEYGGWLSRDIIRDFTYYADVCFREFGDRVLYWTTVSEPNIFAFGGYDHATCPPQRCSPPFCATKSNRGNSTYEPYLALHHILLAHSSAVRLYRRKYWNKQHGFVGISIFLYGLLPQTNAEKDRAATQRARDFLVGWVMEPLLYGDYPISMKKNAGERIPVFTTRESEQLKGSFDFIGIIHYTNGNISDNSDVLKDQLRDFVADMAAKILGTQVFSNKEFPITPWIMREELNKFKLLYGNPPIFIHENGQRTPSNSSLQDVSRVKYLHEYIGGVLDVLRDGLNIKGYFSWSFLDLFELLDGYESSYGLYYIDRNDPELKRHPKLSAKWYSRFLKDRSTSIVGTVELEKDPSLISVGHLFE; translated from the exons ATGAAGCGTGCATCGATGGAAACACAACACACATGCTTCAGCAACGCTATCATGCTCTGTTTCTTGCTTCTGCATTTGGCTTTGGGAAGAGTTGCCGGGGCCGATACCTATANCAGAGACGATTTCCCGGCCGATTTTGTTTTCGGTTCAGGCACCTCTGCTTACCAG GTGGAAGGAGCTGCTAATGAAGACGGAAGAAGTGTTAGCATATGGGATACCTTTGCCCACGCTG GATATGCGCGTGGAGGAAATGGAGATGTAGCCTGTGATGGATACCACAAGTATAAA GAAGATGTGAGGCTAATGGTGGATACAGGACTTGAAGCCTATAAATTTTCCATTTCTTGGTCCAGACTGTTACCAA ATGGTAGAGGACCCATTAATCCCAAAGGATTGCAGTACTACAACAATCTCATNAATCANCTCATCANCAATG GAATCCAANCACATGTCTCGTTACACCACTACGATCTTCCACAGGTTCTTGAAGATGAATATGGAGGATGGCTTAGTCGTGACATCAT AAGAGACTTCACATACTATGCTGATGTATGTTTTAGAGAGTTTGGCGACAGAGTCTTGTATTGGACGACTGTCAGCGAACCCAACATTTTTGCCTTTGGTGGGTATGATCACGCAACCTGCCCACCTCAACGATGTTCTCCCCCATTTTGTGCTACAAAGAGCAATAGGGGCAACTCGACCTATGAACCCTACTTGGCACTTCATCATATTTTGTTAGCTCACTCTTCAGCTGTCAGATTGTACCGGAGAAAGTATTGG AACAAACAACATGGATTTGTTGGTATCTCTATCTTCTTGTATGGACTTTTACCTCAAACAAATGCAGAGAAAGACAGGGCAGCAACTCAACGAGCTCGTGACTTTTTGGTTGGTTG GGTTATGGAACCCTTGCTGTATGGAGACTATCCAATTTCCATGAAGAAAAATGCTGGTGAAAGAATTCCGGTCTTCACAACTCGTGAATCTGAACAACTCAAGGGTTCATTTGACTTTATAGGAATCATTCACTACACCAATGGCAATATCTCAGACAATTCTGACGTCCTTAAGGACCAACTGAGAGATTTCGTCGCAGACATGGCTGCAAAGATTT TAGGAACGCAGGTGTTTTCAAATAAAGAg TTCCCTATCACACCGTGGATTATGCGggaagaattaaataaattcaagcTCCTCTACGGCAATCCTCCTATATTCATTCATGAAAAtg GTCAACGGACACCAAGCAATTCGTCTCTACAAGACGTGTCAAGGGTGAAATACTTGCATGAATATATTGGTGGAGTGCTTGATGTCTTGAG AGATGGATTAAACATAAAGGGATATTTTTCCTGGTCTTTCCTGGATTTGTTCGAGTTGTTGGATGGATACGAATCTAGCTATGGCCTATACTATATTGATAGGAATGATCCAGAGTTGAAGAGACACCCAAAGCTCTCTGCAAAATGGTATAGCCGATTTTTGAAGGACAGAAGCACTTCTATAGTTGGAACTGTTGAACTTGAGAAGGATCCCTCACTCATTTCAGTTGGCCACTTATTTGAGTAG